The following proteins come from a genomic window of Yinghuangia sp. ASG 101:
- a CDS encoding HD domain-containing protein: protein MERIQETPTVTLQERWARLVGGSSDATATAVGDDLIDRYSQPHRRYHATGHLLAVLTLVDDLADDAEDADAVRFAAWFHDAVYDPARADNEERSARLAERALPEAGVAAPLVAEAARLVRVTAEHSPMAGDLNAAVLCDADLAILGTDRATYERYAAAVREEYSFVPDEAFRPARAAVLRDLLSLPKLFHTETGFTRYENPARANLRAELESLESTPPHSRG, encoded by the coding sequence GTGGAACGCATCCAGGAGACCCCCACCGTGACGTTGCAGGAACGCTGGGCCCGGCTCGTCGGGGGCTCCTCCGACGCGACGGCCACCGCCGTCGGCGACGACCTGATCGACCGCTATTCACAGCCGCACCGGCGCTACCACGCCACCGGGCACCTGCTCGCCGTCCTCACCCTGGTCGACGACCTCGCCGACGACGCCGAGGACGCGGACGCGGTCCGGTTCGCGGCATGGTTCCACGACGCGGTCTACGACCCGGCCCGCGCCGACAACGAGGAGCGCAGCGCGCGCCTCGCGGAGCGCGCCCTCCCCGAGGCCGGCGTCGCCGCGCCCCTGGTCGCCGAGGCGGCCCGCCTGGTCCGCGTCACCGCCGAGCACTCCCCGATGGCGGGCGACCTCAACGCCGCCGTCCTCTGCGACGCCGACCTCGCGATCCTCGGCACCGACCGCGCGACCTACGAGCGGTACGCGGCGGCGGTGCGCGAGGAGTACTCCTTCGTCCCCGACGAGGCCTTCCGCCCCGCCCGCGCCGCCGTCCTCCGCGACCTGCTCTCCCTCCCGAAGCTGTTCCACACGGAAACCGGCTTCACCCGCTACGAAAACCCCGCCCGCGCGAACCTCCGCGCGGAACTGGAGAGTTTGGAGTCCACGCCCCCGCACTCTCGGGGATGA
- a CDS encoding HelD family protein: MAAPSPVPDASSPADAALAAERAHLDASRAALRRMREETEALDLTDVGGNEVSNKLVTDLIEERIAALADFRDAPLFFGRIDGRFADAPETAVGTAPTEVAADPSRPPESFWIGRRHVHDHLGDPMVVDWRAPVSRSFYRATRIDPLGVDLRRRFGWEGGHLTAFEDEHLTDGGEQDTASAILAAEIERPRVGPMRDIVATIQPEQDEIVRADLGRTVCVQGAPGTGKTAVGLHRVAWLLYAYRDRLRRSGTLVVGPNRSFLGYIRQVLPALGEIEVGQTTVEDLVAHVPVKAVDGDEAGRLKGDARMAEVLRRAVWSSVRAPEESLLVVRGSRRWRVAADEVEEVVDALRARDVRYGAARDMLRQRLAHAVLVRMERAGEAPDDRVQDAVARSRPIRAMADAVWPAVDPARLVLRLLSDADFLAACADGLLSADEQAAIRWAKAPRGVGSAKWTAADAVLVDEAADLVARTPSLGHVVVDEAQDLSAMQCRAIGRRCSTGSATILGDIAQGTTPWAATDWATTLRHLGRADGQLEELTRGFRVPREILDFASRLLPHIAPGLAPASSVREAPGSLALHAVHPQAVDNSAVARARELLSREGSVGLIAADAAVPGLAAALDAAELPYRRLGNDGGGDAARLTLVPATLAKGLEFDHIAVVEPAAIAEAELQGLRRLYVVLTRAVSTLAVVHGRPLPPELADAPTE; this comes from the coding sequence ATGGCCGCCCCCTCCCCCGTCCCCGACGCGTCCTCTCCCGCCGACGCCGCGCTCGCTGCCGAGCGGGCGCATCTCGACGCCTCCCGCGCCGCGCTGCGCCGCATGCGCGAGGAGACCGAAGCCCTCGACCTGACCGACGTCGGCGGCAACGAGGTCTCGAACAAACTGGTCACCGACCTCATCGAGGAACGCATCGCCGCCCTCGCCGACTTCCGCGACGCGCCGCTGTTCTTCGGCCGTATCGACGGGCGGTTCGCGGACGCACCCGAGACGGCGGTCGGGACCGCGCCGACGGAGGTGGCCGCCGACCCGTCGCGCCCGCCCGAGAGCTTCTGGATCGGCCGCCGCCACGTCCACGACCACCTCGGCGACCCGATGGTCGTCGACTGGCGCGCCCCCGTGTCGCGGTCGTTCTACCGGGCCACCCGGATCGATCCGCTCGGGGTCGACCTGCGCCGCAGGTTCGGCTGGGAGGGCGGACACCTGACCGCGTTCGAGGACGAACACCTGACCGACGGCGGCGAGCAGGACACCGCGAGCGCGATCCTCGCCGCCGAGATCGAACGCCCGCGCGTCGGCCCGATGCGCGACATCGTCGCGACGATCCAGCCGGAACAGGACGAGATCGTCCGCGCCGACCTCGGCCGGACCGTGTGCGTGCAGGGCGCCCCCGGGACCGGCAAGACCGCCGTCGGCCTGCACCGCGTCGCGTGGCTGCTGTACGCGTACCGCGACCGCCTGCGGCGCAGCGGCACCCTCGTCGTCGGCCCGAACCGGTCGTTCCTCGGCTACATCCGGCAGGTGCTGCCCGCGCTCGGCGAGATCGAGGTGGGGCAGACCACGGTCGAGGACCTGGTGGCGCATGTCCCGGTCAAGGCCGTCGACGGCGACGAGGCCGGGCGGCTCAAAGGCGACGCGCGCATGGCCGAGGTGCTGCGGCGGGCCGTGTGGTCGTCGGTGCGGGCACCGGAGGAGTCGCTGCTCGTGGTGCGGGGTTCGCGGCGGTGGCGGGTGGCCGCGGACGAGGTCGAGGAGGTCGTGGACGCGCTGCGCGCCCGCGACGTCCGGTACGGCGCCGCGCGCGACATGCTCCGGCAGCGGCTGGCGCACGCCGTGCTGGTGCGGATGGAGCGCGCCGGCGAGGCGCCGGACGACCGGGTCCAGGACGCCGTGGCCCGCTCGCGGCCGATCCGTGCCATGGCCGACGCGGTGTGGCCCGCCGTCGACCCGGCCCGGCTGGTGCTGCGGCTGCTCTCCGACGCGGACTTCCTCGCGGCGTGCGCGGACGGGCTGTTGAGCGCCGACGAGCAGGCGGCGATCCGGTGGGCGAAGGCGCCGCGCGGCGTCGGATCGGCGAAGTGGACCGCGGCGGACGCGGTGTTGGTGGACGAGGCCGCCGACCTGGTCGCGCGGACGCCGAGCCTGGGGCACGTCGTCGTCGACGAGGCGCAGGACCTGTCCGCGATGCAGTGCCGGGCGATCGGCCGCCGCTGCTCGACGGGTTCGGCGACGATTCTCGGCGACATCGCGCAGGGCACGACGCCGTGGGCGGCCACCGACTGGGCGACGACGCTGCGGCATCTGGGGCGTGCGGACGGGCAATTGGAGGAGCTGACGCGGGGTTTCCGGGTGCCGCGCGAGATCCTGGACTTCGCGAGCCGACTGCTGCCGCACATCGCGCCGGGCCTGGCACCGGCGAGTTCGGTCCGCGAGGCGCCGGGATCGCTGGCGCTGCACGCGGTTCATCCCCAGGCTGTGGACAACTCGGCGGTCGCCCGGGCGCGCGAACTCCTGTCCCGGGAAGGCTCCGTCGGCCTGATCGCCGCCGACGCGGCGGTCCCCGGCCTGGCCGCGGCACTCGACGCCGCCGAACTCCCGTACCGCCGCCTGGGAAACGACGGCGGCGGCGACGCCGCGCGCCTGACCCTCGTGCCCGCCACGCTCGCCAAGGGGCTCGAATTCGACCACATCGCGGTCGTCGAACCCGCCGCCATCGCCGAGGCCGAACTCCAGGGCCTGCGACGCCTGTACGTCGTGCTGACCCGTGCGGTCTCCACACTGGCCGTCGTCCACGGCCGCCCGCTGCCGCCCGAACTCGCGGACGCGCCAACGGAATAA
- a CDS encoding HAD-IIB family hydrolase, translating to MARVLVGDLDGTLLGGTNAERRCLHRTLARHPEIAVVFATGRSVASVRDVLRDPVVPRPRWIIADVGATVVDGTTWRPVADLRARLRDGWPGADRVRAALSRFPALRYQHHVVQDGRCSFHLHPRDLTEDLTAAVTALGCSWVYSAGRYFDVLPPRASKGAAVAGLARLHGWPPTDVLVAGDSLNDLSLYGIGAHGVVVGGAEPGLTAALDGRANTFTSERPGAAGILDALQRLGWTEPAYASVVGYHRAPKAWTPSGWRAPASPNGIIPTLRAVLGRGEAEALWVAGAAVDADAPAVHAPEEKNGIPLSLLRFTPGEWSGYVNRACKESLWPVLMSEPARMRFDPAAWAQFRAANRRFAEHIADRAAPHAPVWLHDYNLWLVPGMLRETRPDLRLGLYHHTPFPPAEVFDVLPAAREIRASLAALDWAGFQTEGFAANFRATLKGTRRPRIGVHPLGVDRDAIEQAAHARTIHRPSPNTMLVLSVERLDYAKAPIHKVNAVAELLARAPELVGRFRFRLVCPPPEPGITAYDTTRAALERRIAEVNSRFAVQGRPPVEYVPHNLPFTELVDHYLAADVFWVTSLQDGMNLTAKEFVAVQAAAGRSGVLVLSRYAGAAAELGRDALLTDPRSPADLTTTLHRALSMRPSERRIRMAGLSAALGRDTPQNWAATIMSAITADADPPGVSAVWPDPVGSPTSERQSSPTT from the coding sequence ATGGCGAGGGTCTTGGTCGGCGACCTGGACGGCACGCTGCTCGGCGGCACCAACGCCGAACGGCGTTGCCTCCACCGCACGTTGGCGCGCCACCCGGAAATCGCCGTGGTCTTCGCGACCGGCCGCTCCGTCGCGTCCGTGCGCGACGTGCTCCGGGACCCGGTCGTGCCCCGGCCGCGGTGGATCATCGCGGACGTCGGGGCGACCGTCGTCGACGGAACGACCTGGCGCCCCGTCGCCGACCTGCGGGCCCGCCTGCGCGACGGCTGGCCGGGGGCGGACCGGGTGCGGGCGGCGCTGTCGCGGTTCCCCGCGCTGAGGTACCAGCACCACGTCGTGCAGGACGGACGGTGCTCGTTCCACCTCCACCCGCGCGACCTGACGGAAGACCTCACCGCCGCGGTGACGGCTCTGGGCTGCTCGTGGGTCTATTCGGCGGGCCGCTACTTCGACGTCCTGCCTCCCCGGGCGAGCAAGGGCGCCGCCGTGGCGGGGCTGGCCCGCCTCCACGGCTGGCCGCCGACCGATGTGCTGGTCGCGGGCGACTCGTTGAACGACCTCTCCCTGTACGGGATCGGCGCGCACGGCGTCGTCGTGGGCGGCGCGGAGCCCGGTCTCACCGCGGCCCTCGACGGGCGGGCGAACACGTTCACGTCGGAGCGCCCCGGCGCGGCCGGGATCCTGGACGCCCTGCAGCGCCTGGGCTGGACCGAGCCGGCGTACGCCTCGGTGGTCGGCTACCACCGCGCGCCGAAGGCCTGGACGCCGAGCGGGTGGCGCGCACCGGCCAGCCCGAACGGGATCATCCCCACGCTGCGGGCCGTGCTCGGCCGCGGGGAGGCTGAGGCCCTGTGGGTCGCGGGGGCGGCGGTCGACGCGGACGCACCGGCCGTCCACGCGCCGGAGGAGAAGAACGGAATCCCCCTGTCACTCCTGCGCTTCACGCCGGGCGAATGGTCCGGATACGTCAACCGCGCCTGCAAGGAATCGCTGTGGCCGGTGCTGATGTCGGAACCCGCCCGGATGCGCTTCGACCCCGCCGCGTGGGCCCAATTCCGGGCGGCGAACCGGCGGTTCGCCGAACATATCGCCGACCGCGCCGCTCCGCACGCGCCCGTCTGGCTGCACGACTACAACCTGTGGCTGGTCCCGGGAATGCTGCGGGAGACACGGCCCGACCTGAGGCTCGGCCTGTACCACCACACGCCGTTTCCCCCCGCCGAGGTCTTCGACGTCCTTCCCGCCGCACGCGAAATCCGCGCGTCCCTGGCGGCGTTGGACTGGGCGGGCTTCCAAACCGAGGGCTTCGCCGCGAACTTCCGGGCCACGCTGAAGGGAACACGGCGGCCCCGCATCGGGGTGCACCCCTTGGGCGTCGACCGCGACGCGATCGAACAGGCCGCCCACGCACGCACGATCCATCGCCCTTCCCCAAACACCATGCTGGTGCTGTCGGTTGAGCGCCTCGATTACGCCAAAGCCCCCATCCACAAAGTCAACGCCGTAGCGGAACTCCTCGCCCGCGCCCCGGAATTGGTCGGCCGCTTCCGATTCCGTCTCGTATGCCCGCCCCCCGAACCGGGAATCACCGCCTACGACACCACCCGCGCCGCGTTGGAACGACGCATCGCCGAAGTGAACAGCCGCTTTGCCGTACAGGGTCGCCCCCCGGTGGAGTACGTCCCCCACAACCTGCCGTTCACCGAACTGGTCGACCACTACCTCGCGGCGGATGTGTTCTGGGTGACCTCGCTCCAAGACGGAATGAACCTGACCGCAAAGGAGTTCGTCGCCGTCCAAGCCGCCGCCGGCCGCTCCGGGGTCCTGGTGCTCTCCCGCTACGCGGGCGCCGCCGCCGAACTCGGCCGCGACGCCCTCCTCACCGACCCCAGATCCCCCGCCGACCTCACCACCACCCTCCACCGGGCGCTGTCCATGCGCCCGTCCGAACGACGCATCCGCATGGCGGGCCTATCAGCCGCCTTGGGCCGCGACACCCCCCAAAACTGGGCCGCCACCATCATGTCCGCCATCACCGCCGACGCCGACCCGCCCGGTGTGTCGGCGGTTTGGCCCGACCCCGTCGGCTCGCCGACGAGTGAGAGGCAGTCGAGCCCAACGACGTGA
- a CDS encoding carbohydrate kinase family protein — MAGAYFADLIFRDLGGPVDRVRLGGETFAGGFEAVPGGAFTPALALHRLGHDVVWATDFGDDPFSRMVLAGARAAGLDETGFRHHERAVRSVTVVLSYPTDRAMVSFQDPVAARPLDELARTYRPRVLLLPELRYGPGVADTLRAVRDTGALVFMDCQDVPVTLATPTVRAVLEQVDVFAPNAAEALRLTGAATVDDAAALLARSAGTAVVKCGADGAVARGRGKHYTVAAAPVRVVDTTGAGDCFNAGFVHGLLTGRDLAACLETAVACGASATTAPGSTAAPDTAALAAWRTRVPPARAWPLTHTARR, encoded by the coding sequence GTGGCCGGGGCCTATTTCGCCGACCTGATATTCCGCGACCTGGGCGGCCCGGTCGATCGCGTGCGCCTGGGTGGCGAGACCTTCGCCGGTGGTTTCGAGGCGGTCCCCGGTGGCGCGTTCACCCCCGCGCTCGCGTTGCACCGTCTCGGGCACGACGTGGTCTGGGCCACGGATTTCGGCGATGACCCGTTCAGCCGCATGGTGCTGGCCGGGGCACGCGCGGCGGGACTGGACGAAACCGGTTTCCGCCATCACGAGCGGGCGGTACGCAGTGTCACGGTCGTACTGTCGTATCCCACCGACCGGGCGATGGTCAGCTTCCAGGACCCCGTCGCGGCACGCCCGTTGGACGAACTCGCCCGCACCTATCGCCCCCGCGTGCTGCTGCTCCCCGAACTGCGGTACGGCCCGGGGGTCGCCGACACGCTGCGCGCCGTCCGCGACACCGGGGCCCTGGTGTTCATGGACTGCCAGGACGTGCCGGTCACGCTGGCCACCCCCACGGTGCGCGCGGTCCTGGAACAGGTGGACGTGTTCGCACCGAACGCCGCCGAGGCCCTGCGGCTGACCGGCGCCGCGACGGTGGACGACGCGGCGGCGCTGCTGGCGCGGTCGGCGGGCACGGCCGTGGTGAAGTGCGGGGCCGACGGCGCGGTGGCCCGCGGCCGGGGCAAGCACTACACCGTCGCGGCGGCACCGGTCCGCGTCGTGGACACCACGGGCGCCGGGGACTGCTTCAACGCCGGATTCGTCCACGGACTGCTCACCGGCCGGGATCTCGCCGCATGCCTGGAGACCGCCGTGGCGTGCGGGGCGTCGGCGACCACCGCGCCCGGTTCGACGGCCGCACCGGACACCGCGGCGCTCGCCGCCTGGCGTACGCGGGTGCCGCCCGCGCGGGCGTGGCCGCTCACACACACCGCGCGTCGCTGA